CGCTGAgagataaaatgaaagaaaaaaacaagcaggatgcTGAACTAGCTGGGCTGAGAAAAATCCAGGCTGAGGAGCTGGAAAGGTGAGTGTTGAATCTTGTCTGTTATCCTTTATCTTCCACTagcaaaataattgaaaatgaGAAGTGTGCTTAAGAAAGTAATATAGCATACTGTACCTGGAAAACAAACTCACACAAGTTTCATTAGTAACATACAGAATATGTTTTCTCTCatgtgctttctgctgctggctggagtAACAAATACAGGCTGTTTTCAGGTAAGAAACTTAGCTCTGGTATTTCCTGGCACTTGGTTCCTACTCTGTGTAAAGGCAGTGAAGACATATTTGGACTTGAGGGGGTAATTAGAGACTTTCTGCTTCTTTACACTGTGGCACTTTATGCTGCTCATACTACGACGAGAGCTGGAGTTGCTTAGCCAGTGGAAACCTCCCTTCTCTTAGAGTACCTTAAATTCAAATTTTGTTCATGCAGACTTACTGCTGAAAAAGAAGTAGAAGACGCAATAAAGCAAGAAGCAGCTGCCTTACAAGGGAGTGTCAAGCCCAGGAAACGAGACGTGTCATCTTGGGAGAAACTCGTCTCCTCTAGAGAGGTCCAGCTGAAAAAAGAGGCCCCCAAGAGAGAACACTCACCAAAGAAAAGAGGCTCacaaggcagcagagcctgaggaggaagaggcagagaaggCAGCACCCACAGGTACCAAGGCAACtgctgacagaaaaataaagaaatcctctgctggcagctgctgaagctTCAAGCAAGTACTcttcaaattaagaaaaaaaaaaaaaaaaacccaaaccagaacAACCCCAGAAGACCTACACTTGTAGGAAGCTGTAATAATGGCTCAACTATATGCACAAGAATTGCTGGTTAGAGAGGGAGTAGTTTTTTAAACCAGGATTTTTGGTAAACTAGCAGGAAGTTACACGATGCAAATGAAACAGGTACTTCTAAAGTGTAACaattattagttttatttttcagcaaaatattcaCATAACATATCAGAATGGAATGGTACAGATGAATTCAGACTGGTTTTTAATTAGTTTGcacataaacatttttaaaatttaaaaattttatggTCAGAGTTTACAGATTTTAGTAGAAATTTTGATTCATACAAAGCAAGTATTGCTTTACTATTGTCATTATTCCAGTCAATAATATGACTAATAACTTCTCATGTTGAACAAGTGCCTGACTGACATCTTCAATAAAGCAGCCCTTTGCAGATCAatccaagaagaaaatattattaaactGTGTTGCACAAAGTTTCTTCActtcttctgtttaaaaaaacaaaaaagatacaTCAATATTGAATTTTACAGAGACCTCCTCAAGAAAAACCCTGGGGATTGTCATGGAGAATATAATaaaattcaaacagaaaaagccCTAAGAGTTTCTACTGTAGAAATACTCCTAATATCACTCTCTCTTCAATAGGAAAAGTCAAGTCTGATGTCTCCCAGTGTCTGAAAGTGGTTTAAGTGTAAGTGATGGGCCTCTCATCAAAcactgcaacagcagcagaCTCAGCTTAACATATAGTTAAGGGAAGTATATTATAACCCCTTTTTCAGAGAAAGGAGCAACTGGGATATTCTGTTACAGTAAATCAAGTCTGcaaagcttttgctttgtgttatTTGGTAGACTAATAAACTTCCTAGGTTTATCAGGCACAGAAACACTCACTCACTGTTTCTGTATGGTAGGTTTGGTGCTGAAAGACAGTTACAGAAAGATTGCCAAGTTACACAACTcattcctctttttaaaatctagGTTGCTAGGCTTTGGTCCTGGCAAGGTATGAATCCTTTCCAATTGTCTAAGCAAGCACATTGCCTCCTGTTAGAATGGAGAGCCCTAGCATTGCTGCAAGATTCAAACAGACTTCTAGAGAAATAGCAATGTAAAAGCTTATTGCATCTTAATGTTAATTCTCACTCTTAGTCATAGTAAATCATTCTCAAAACCATGTTAGAAATGAGAGAAATGGAAGAGGATCACTGATAGGACAGGCACAATGCGTAAGTAACCCTGGATCACTGACAAATAGATGTAAATATATTCATCTCTCATCTGTAatacactttttaaattatgccTAAATGAAGCTCACAGTGCTGTCCTCTGTTATTTGAAGGAGGAAGAATGACTGATTAAGAATGCCTGCTGAATATTTATGCTGTCCTTTCACAGCTGGTAGTAGGCAGACTAAAACTTTAGGCAAACTCACCTGCTCCATCAAAGATCAGTCCCTCTCTAGATTTCTCATGAGATGGGTTGTATTACTTCTCTAGGGACAGACATTTTAGGAGTAACTGTATTTAAAGGCAATAAGAAACAATCCTTACCATTAACTTCAATcagatttacatttttttgaTTCAAAATAACATATAGTTCTCGCTGGTCAGACTTTTTCCCAACTACCCAGTAATCACTCATTGCCTTCACAATAATTTCCTCGTCTTCATCAACTctgaaagaagttttaaaaagtaaagagGGTGCCAGCAAGTTCATCTTCAACAACTTTATCTGTAATCATTAGGACAGCTCAATGTCAGAAATTGTGGTTGTGCAGTATCAACAAAAACACCAGTTCTAACTTGGCCATCTAACAGTCCAGGTCGAAGGCTTCAGAAATGGCTGCTTAGGACATGCCCAAATGTGTcaatcagtaatttttttcattaaccaaacactgcagtgaaaacactgaagaaagcACTTCTCCATTCTGGTAAGGACACACTTCAGAGAATGAGGATTTGCTAAACAGGGACCAAATACTGAAAGCTGGAGATAGGGTGGTGATGCTAAGCTTTCGGAGAACTGTTAAACCTAGACCTGAACTATGCTCAAAAACTGGGTCTCTTCTATAAACCTGTCACTAACCCAGTACTTCCATAATATGATGAAACACACTTTCTTCATTTATAGAAAAATGGAAACCTTGTCCTTAAGCAGAGTGGGAAAACAGCTTGTTGCTAATTAGTTAGGGGCATCCCAATTATTCAGCATTGTCATGTTCTTTCTTAACTTTTATAGTGACAGAGGGTCTCTCCCACCTTGCAGCATGATACCCATTGACAAGAAGCCCCTTATCTTCTGTATCAGCAGGGCTGCAGTAACTGCAAGGTTTGCATTTCATCCCTTGTCTCACCCCTAGCAGCCAccagctgtgtcagggcaggTATGACACAGCAGAAGCAAGTGTCCCTGTCCTTTACACTGCTTTCCCAGATTAGGCAGTCTCTCGTGCTTTCCATCCCATTTTCTATGACTACTCTGAAGCTTCCAATAAATTAGATATTTTCTTTGATAGAGGCCCTGGCcctcttttaatttcttgtttaaCAGGACAgtagaagatttttttgttttttaagatgGACTATTTCTAACCAAAATACCAAACATGAACAGCCAGCCATCAACCAAAAGACTAGAAAGTGCCACtcctttgcaaagaaaaaaaatctgcttgaCAGTAGGAGTTACAGACTATTTAATAGTTAAGCATTACCTGGAGAAGTCACTGTTGATGTCACCGAGAATCTTCATGAGGTCAGGGTGAACAGATGCAAGTGATACGCTGGGTGTTTTCCTCATGTGAATGGTACTTTTCTCTGCCAAGTTCATGTGATTGAAATAGATAAACTTAAATTGAGGTTCCTTCTCAGCTCTAggaagatttaaaaagaaaaaaaaaaagtgatttgtgAATACCAACATGCTTTATAAGCACAGGCATGCCAGAGACTGGGTAGTGAGCCACTGCATACCTAGCTTACACAGCCTGGACTTTATCTTCACATTGAAGAGACTTGTGGGATTGAAATTCATTTtaacacacttaaaaaaaaaaaaaaacaactgacaACCAAGCCTGTAGAACCAGCCAGTATTTCCCCTTCTGCCACTCAGGCTGCCAGTAAACACACACAGGGGAGTCTGAAGGCCTTGTCCCACTTCAGAGTAgtaattaatttgcatttttctaatGAGCTGTTTTTTCCTGGCCCCattttgttcctgctgctctcccttaTGCCAGTCGAAGCTGATTTGAATAGATCCTGGGTCTTTAATTTGAGCAATAAGTCATCTCCTATTcatgtttttgttatttgttaCAAACAAGAGAACAAACTCTTCTTGATCCAGGCAATTAGATTTCCCCCCACATCATTTGTGTGGGCCAAGCAAGAGACTATTTTCAAACTCCTGCCTTGCCAGTCTTCCTCCATTTCCTCTTTTATGAAGTTAATATAAAAACCTAGAGCTGTAATTTTTTGTAGAAGTCACAACACATTCAGACTGACCATAAACTGGCTGCAGCAATTGGTACTTGAGGCAATGTATTATTTAGAACCAGGAGATACTGTGATGACACCGCTCACCTTAGCAAACAACCAGATACCCCTGCTCTCTGTCACCCACATGCATTAGTGTCAAGGAACTGTATCATGTTTTCAGGACACCATGGCATTAAACTTTTAAAGAGTTAAAGCTGCCAAAGCTAGTCCcagatgacatttaaaaaacccaagtttAATGATTTAGTAGATTGGCACAATTTCAAGCACATCCTATTCTATCCTGTGCGATTTTGCTGATTTGGGATGGTACCACTGACTGAGTTCACTCACTTCTCTTTGGTTGAATTCCTTTTATGTTGCCATATGGGATACTGTTCTTGTTTCCCCAACTAATAAATAtatcaaaaaataaatgcaattttattgCAAGTCAAGCTGTAGTTCTAAGTGAAAGATATTTTCCAAAGCATTagcatcctttttcttttgactgTTTCTTGCCCCTCAAGTAATTACCTTAGTCctgcaaaatagaaaaataaaagacctttttttcctcacctaCTATACATGGCAAAACTTCAAGAAGCAGTAATCCTGGAAAAGTCCTCAATGGTAAAGCTTCTACTGCAACCAAATAACTTActaaaattcccatttcagcTAGACAATAAACATTTGTTCCTAAATTAGTAACATCTAATGTTACTTCAGGGAGACCCAAATATGCAATAACATGCACTTTATAAACACTTAAGATACAGAAAAGTAGACAAGCATTGCTTTAAGTACACCATTAACGCTTTCAAAATTTGGGTTCACGTTACCATTATTTAAGCAGTTCATTTAACCCAATTTTTCACCAACTAATGAGGAAAGGAAGTGTGGTACAAACCCTGATATTCTCTTGTTGATGTTGTATTGTTCACATATGTCTGATGCCAACACCGTGAGCTGAGGGCCAACAATGCTGTCCAGTTTTCTGCAAAACTCCAGTGTGGGTGGAATTGAAGCTGTGTCaggcagagaaaagggagaggtGAGATTCTCTTCCCACAGCTGAAGGTACAGTTTCTgtagttttttctttaaacatcaGTATCAGTCCAAGGACAGATTTCTCTCACAATTAAAACCTCAGGGATGATTTTGAATATGGCTAACTGAAGCAGTATTTAGTAATTTTATTGTGTAAGATTAGTTACTTGTACCACTGAAACAAAGATAAAAGACTGACAAAAGCACTCATGAAAAAGAGACCCAAATAACAAATTAATGTGAGTATTTTTCAAGAGTAAAACAAGCTGTATGTCAAAGTATTTTACATATAGAAGTCTTGGCAAATAATTGATGCTAATTGGTACGTACCATCAATCATAAAGCAGACAGCTGCACTCATTGcctggaacaaaacaaaagcaaaaaagccaTTTACAACAGATTACTTTCACTAACTCAAATAAATGACAACACTTCAGAGAGGTCATACAGAGGTgagaagagatttaaaaatcttttttaaaggtAACACTTCAATAGGATAACCTTTTTGCAGTCCTGCACAACACAGGTTAGCTATGATTTTACAATTCAGCTAtgatttaaaattcagttaaCTGTTTAAATTGtatgggaaagagaaaacttGGTAAAAATGCACTTTATACAAAGATATCTGCAAGAAACTCCCATTTAATATAAGAAcaacatattttttgttttattgattAATCTCATATAAAGCAAGGCATGAAATCACTTAAAGCAATTGAAGGCtggtattttgttttaataaaacaaaataattgtttgttttgtacAGGGtacaggagagaggagaagagaattCAGGCTTTAAAGCTTATTGCTAGAAATGCCAGTTTTCTGTCTCTTTGCTTTAACCTGGCCTTATTAATGCACCTCTCTATACAATTCCTAAGTACTTCACATCATTGTCACCTTCATTGCACAGAGATTCCTAATTCTGTGGAGTAATTGCAGAGGAAACTGTAATACCTTATAAACAATTAAGTGAAGCTCTTCGTAAGTGTCATCAGTGTTAACAAATATTTTGGGGAAACGGCATTTTGTTTCTGGATCATTAAGATTTAAAGGTCCAGTAAGAAACCTAGAAAATAATTCAACAGGTCAGATGTGATGAATACTCgtatttcagtttcttaaaTTTAACAGATGTTCTCCAAACTTGCAATTAGGAGTTCTCGTGATTAAGGATTTCCAAACCCACAATTATGCAAAATAATGTTACCCACTTGCTTAAGTAGAGAATGCCTCACTGACATGCTGAGTACAGAGGAAGAACAAATAGATAAATCCTAGATTAAACTTCCACCTTCTTCTGGAGTGCTTGACTGAAAAGAAATGACTGAAACAATTTCCAAATTTGTCATAAGaacaatgagaagaaaaataaatatgcagtaATGTTAATTAAGCATTTTCGCTTTTTTCCAAGGGTCAAGTTTTACATTGCAGCAACTATTGTGCGATCCTCTGGAATGAACTGTGTGTGGAATATGTatgcaaaacacacacactcctCCCAAATGTTTTGCCCTGGGGCAAAAAGCAGTAGATGGTGACACTAAAACAAGACCTACCTTCCATAGTGTTGGAGATTTCCTGGCATTTCAGCACGTATTGGAGAATCTCTTCCTGCtaactgaggggaaaaagaacaTATAGGAAAAACCAGCTTagagacagagagaagagagatCTCTCTTTGGTATTTTAGCCTTTAGTACCAGATAAACAGGAAGAAGAGACCAAAAATACCCAACCACTTTGCCTCTTAAAACCCCCAGCCCAGCTACCTCAGGCTCCATGTGCCTTGGAAACAGAGATGTCGTGAGATATTTGTACAGAATTCTCATGTCATCTTGCTCCAGTCCACTCCTAGAACATtgtggggaaaaagaaacaaattatgCTGCAGTTCAGATCACACATTTTCCTCTAACTATCTCAGACCAATGCCCTTCTGACTGAATGGTAGCCTGACTcatgttttctcattttcatccAACTCTGTCACTAATTTAAAAGCTTCTCTATTATGGCACTTACTCATAGGATTAGCATTGAAGACACACAAAAGAATCACTGAAGTACCTACCAGATAAGCTGGTCATTGTAGAGAAATGCCGTGTACTTGACTATGTTCAGACTTTCTTCCATCCTATTAATAAATGACTGAATTTTCAAGTAAGTCATTTTATCCAGTGGAAAGAAGCTGATTCCACAAAACACATCCAGCAGATCACAAGACTGTAAGTGCAGTGTCTGCAAGTACTGAGAGAACAATGACAGTTGGCTTTTACAATTCAGAAAACTGCCAAGGTGTAGATTTAAATGACAAATTTGAGTCTAATCCCCAACAATCTGGactaaaaatcaaagaaaaaaaaagtccttccAGTGCTGCTTGTCTGACACACTTGTCATGTGGAGACAAACTTTTTACAAAGGGTTTTGGACTGAAGGAAATtcaatttagattagatatgagAAAGTAGTTTTTTACAGTGAGGATGTTCACACACTGccacagcttgcccagagaggtggtgactgccccatccccagaAACATTCACAGCCAGGTTGGACAAAGCTCTGAGTAatctgatctagttgaagatcTCTGCTCATAGCTGGGGGTTGGTCTGGATGACCTTTAAGGGtaccttccaactcaaaccattctgtgattccatgtgTGAGTGCATGAATATGATTCCAGGTGtcactttgcttttatttaatcattatgaaaacagcttttaagGAAAGTTCAAGATCTTTTGTGAGTATAAGCAAGCAAAGACTATCTTACTgatatttaatttcagattcAGTTGTAGAAAGCAGAACAGATGTGTAAtggaataaataatttccattattCACTTTCTTGATAGACTGTAACCTTTAGCAAGAGATTTCAAATGCACTGTCAAGTGGTCTGTGGAAGATGCTTTATGCAATGGCTCCCTCTACAGTCACTTCACATTACTGAATGCCCACAAGAAATACAGACCAACAGGGTGATAGATCTCTGTGACAGCTTGTAAATCTCTCTGTTTTagcaataaaaatttattaCTTGCTTTTTTGCAAAGGTCTACTTTTAATTTAGTTTGGACAGTAGCACACACCAGCTCATCGTGGTACTCCTTGTGCCAATGGTGTTTATTCTGGAGTCTACCACAAGTCTTACAAAAAACATGCAAGACCCTCCCCAAATCCACGAGCAAAGGCTGTACTTTAGTTTACACTGTCACAACATTGTGCCATTCTAAAAATCTGTTAAAAGAACAACATTTTAAACACCGTTACACAATATCTACACTCCATCATTATCAGAGATCTCAATACTACAAAAGCACAAACTGCTGATAGCAGTTCTGTTTCCTTGTTGCAAACCAGAAAAATGGGGGCAGGCACTTTTCAAGTGTGATGAAACTTCTCATGTAGGAACTCAAAATTCTGTCAGATGAGACAACTCAGTCAGTTACTTTATGTGAAAAATAGGTTTTGCCTTTTATCCTTTCACTAAAGCATCAGCTATGAAATGACATTCTGAAGACTACTTTATAATGCATGCAATATTTCCTGAAGCCTTCTTAGGATTGGCTACTAATTCCACATGGGGGAGTGGAATAGGCGGgagaagtttaaaaattcaTCTATTCACTGTTTCACAGTACTAAAGGACTTAAAGCCTGTGCGTGCAGGTTGTGGAATCTCCACCCTGGGATGTTTTCAGGTCTCAACCACCCAAAGCACTGGGCAGGAGAGTTTAAATTCAGTGTTACCCTGCTTTGAGTAGGAGGCTGAACTGGATGACCTCCCCATATTCCTTCTAACCTCAATGAATGTTCAACAGTCACTCAAATAGGTCTGTACAAACTGTTATCACACTAACCAATTCAAACATTAAAGCAGAACTTTGAAAGAAGGAACACAATTCCATCAGAAAAGTGATTAAACAGTTAAGATGTTCCATCAACTCATAACCACACTTGTGGTTGAACTCCACTTAAAGAAGCTACTCTGTCAGAAAAAGCAGGAAGTATTTGACAAAATGAGTAACCACATACTTTGTATTGACTCTATATCTTTTCCACTGCCTGTGTTTTCTAATCACATTGCTGCcacttttttttgcattttctttacaGTGCAGAATCACAGTACGTGCCTGAAAAATGAGGTCTTACCCGATGGAAGAATTTCTCTAGTCTCTCCTTTAGCACTTTCACACCCCCATCTTCCATGGCTCTCAGGAATGTGCCATTGAAAAGCTAAcagtttaaagagaaaaaaatcagttagtTGGGTAATCATTTACAGTAATTTCTTGTAACTTTGTTATGAATATAGATTACAACACAACTCCCATTCTTTAACATTTTCCAATCGACCCAAATGTATCCCTTctttactgaaaaaatatttagatttgcAGAGTCCAGGTATACATGGCAGAAGAGGCAAGAATTTAAGTGTGATTGAAGTATCTCGTGCTCTTGTCTTGTAAAAGGCCTTGAGCCTCCAGTGTTAACCCTACCTTGTACATGCTGTAGCACTGCTGGAGGACTGAACTATAAACCTTGTCCTGCAGGAAAGAGAGCAGCACGTCAGTAGGAGCAGACACAGAATTACAAGTATTTTGGCTGAGCTACACACAACATGTGTTTTCAAAGAGCCATTAAAGATACAAATTGGAGAAATCAACCTCTGAAAAGTTAAACGGCATTTTCAGTCAGCATCTGGAAATATCTCTGTATTTATAAAGTATGATTTCAATAAAGGGAGTCCCTTCCCCCCTCACATTTAGTACCAAAAGCACCTTCAGAACTCATGCCAAGAATTCCAGTTACAAACATTGCCCTTCCCTGAGGCCTGTGGTCAGTGAAAATGAACCTCTTTCTGACATCTCTCTCTTCATCCAAATCAAAGGCTGAAGAATGTGGGACAATACAGCAGGTTTTATGGGGCTGAGATCTTAAcccagataaaaaaaaaagactattttatCTGGCAAAATAGAGTCCCTGGGACTCCAATCCTTTTCTTAGGATACAGAGAGGAACAAAAGTAATGCACACTGTAATGAACAGGGGCAGGATAACCAAGtaactttttaattattatcCCACCCTGCCAAATACCCTTCCTGTATACAATTGAACAGACATAATGATTCTGCAGCTTGGACAAGAAATCCCATCATAGTTATgagcttttttggttttccagATTATTAGTAAATATTAGTAGTAGTCTTAAGAAAGTAGAGACATGTATACTGGCACctaataaaaatacatagatTTAAGAACTTAATTAAACAAACAGATCCTAAGAAATATTCACCTACTCCAAGCTAAAAATCTCACAGCTGTATATTTTACCAGTGTTTATTGAATGATCTTGAATGTTCTCTGGATAATTCTCTATCTTGTGCTCTTCTTTAAACTTTATTGAAAAGTACTTTACCCTTTTTCCATTTATGAAGATAGGTATAGATACATATAAAATCAATTTGACAGCAGTTCAAGAAGAATTAAACTAAGATATTTCTGGATGGAAGTACTCTCAAAAATACAACATAAtactcataaaaaaaaaaaaaaaggcaagttcATTCTTACCAGCAATTCTTCTTCCTGATATTCATAGACTGGCTTTCCATCTTTGTGTTTTTCTATTATGGGATTCCGTACAACCTAGGAAGTGGAACAGGCTGGTATTAGACAATGCAGAATGCATTGAGAACATTGCAGGATGGTGTTTTAGGAATGTGCATATCACGTGCATAAGTACCATGACCATCCAGAAGTTTTCTTCAGGTTCATGGAAAAACTGTCTATTCTTCTGTGTATGTAGGGATTTTGCAGGTTTTGTTGGGCTAAAGGtcctggaaagaaaacacagaagtaGATATAGCTATTTATACACACAACAAGAAGACATATAactgagatatttaaaatacagtgctTGTGCCAAAACAATCACCCATGCAATCAGACTTCCTACCTCGTGAACTGCACTATAGCTTCACACAGCCCcacatttctaattttttcattcttttctacTTCATTTGGGTGATAGAAGAgaatcttcttttcttcctaaaatttcaaaaaagaatccaagcaaatgcattttaacaAAATCAAAGAATATTGAGTTCatggtttgcttgttttttaatCCCTTAATAACCTAggcagaattttattttgtaccAATATGGGCTTTTGTAATAACAGATAAAAGGTATATTAAGCACACTTAAACAGTCAATCATCCCATGATATGTCAAAGTACTTTGTAAATTGAAGGTTATTGAAATCACAGGCCCCAGTTACTTCTGAGCCTGTTCAAAGCAAGGCAAGCTTCAAAGCCAGCTCAAAGCATGACAAGCTTCAAAGGCAGCTCAGATTTCTCCAGGCCTTGTCCAGTCATGTGTTCAATACCTCCAGAGATGGGAATCCCACAactttccagccctgctctgatgTTAGATCACTTCaccatgaagatttttttttttctatctcatCAGAATTtccctccatccatcctcaTTCTTTCACCTCAAGAACCAAACTCCATCATTTACTGCCATCCTTCAGGCAGGTGAGACTGCCTTCTGCCCCCTTTCCACATTGTTTTTCCTCCAGGCTGCACAAATGCAGTTGTCAAAGGTTCCTCTGGTACACCACAAACTGCACCCCCTGACTGACTCAGGGGTTCTCCACTAGGCTATTTCACTTTGCCAGTatttttcctgctctgggaatccCTGGAAGAACACAGCACCCACTAGTAACCTCACATGTGCTGGACAGAGGGAAAGCATTGGCTTGGCTGGACCTGCTGAGCCACCCTCCCTCCCACAGCCACAAGCGCTCAGTGCTGATTCACGTAGGACCTGTTGTTCACAGACTCCCTGGTCCAgttttgcagagctgctcccaacCAGTTCACCCCGACCCGCCAC
The genomic region above belongs to Vidua chalybeata isolate OUT-0048 chromosome 16, bVidCha1 merged haplotype, whole genome shotgun sequence and contains:
- the CCZ1 gene encoding vacuolar fusion protein CCZ1 homolog; this translates as MAAAGAAGQEKQLAPTLLSFFIYNPKLGPKEGEEEKKILFYHPNEVEKNEKIRNVGLCEAIVQFTRTFSPTKPAKSLHTQKNRQFFHEPEENFWMVMVVRNPIIEKHKDGKPVYEYQEEELLDKVYSSVLQQCYSMYKLFNGTFLRAMEDGGVKVLKERLEKFFHRYLQTLHLQSCDLLDVFCGISFFPLDKMTYLKIQSFINRMEESLNIVKYTAFLYNDQLIWSGLEQDDMRILYKYLTTSLFPRHMEPELAGRDSPIRAEMPGNLQHYGRFLTGPLNLNDPETKCRFPKIFVNTDDTYEELHLIVYKAMSAAVCFMIDASIPPTLEFCRKLDSIVGPQLTVLASDICEQYNINKRISGAEKEPQFKFIYFNHMNLAEKSTIHMRKTPSVSLASVHPDLMKILGDINSDFSRVDEDEEIIVKAMSDYWVVGKKSDQRELYVILNQKNVNLIEVNEEVKKLCATQFNNIFFLD